A portion of the Citrobacter rodentium NBRC 105723 = DSM 16636 genome contains these proteins:
- the ppdD gene encoding prepilin peptidase-dependent pilin → MDKQRGFTLIELMVVIGIIAILSAIGIPAYQNYLRKAALTDILQTFVPYRTAVELCALEHGGVATCDAGSNGIPAPTTTRYVSAMSVAKGVVSMSGQESLNGLSVVMTPVWDNANGITGWTRSCAIQNDGALQQACEDVFRFDANAGGSE, encoded by the coding sequence ATGGATAAACAACGTGGATTCACCCTTATTGAACTGATGGTGGTGATCGGCATTATCGCGATTCTCAGCGCCATCGGCATTCCGGCGTACCAGAACTATCTGCGCAAGGCTGCGCTCACGGACATACTGCAAACCTTCGTCCCCTACCGCACCGCCGTTGAACTTTGCGCGCTGGAACATGGCGGCGTCGCGACCTGCGATGCAGGAAGTAACGGCATTCCCGCCCCGACCACCACCCGCTACGTCTCGGCCATGAGCGTGGCGAAGGGAGTGGTTTCAATGAGCGGCCAGGAAAGTTTGAACGGGCTCAGCGTGGTCATGACGCCGGTCTGGGATAACGCTAACGGCATAACGGGCTGGACGCGCAGCTGCGCGATTCAGAATGACGGCGCGTTGCAGCAGGCCTGTGAAGACGTTTTTCGCTTTGATGCCAACGCAGGAGGTTCAGAATGA
- a CDS encoding family 43 glycosylhydrolase: protein MPNWPNPFIEQRADPFILRDGSDYYFIASVPEYDRLEIRRAASLEGLRNAEPVVVWRKPETGPMCELIWAPEIHRINGKWYIYFAAAHTQALDKLGMFQHRMYALECADADPLTGLWREKGQIKTPFDTFALDATTFHHQGKQWYLWAQKSPHIAGNSNIYLAELENPWTLKGEPVMLSQPEYDWECRGFWVNEGPAVLTHGDRLFISYSASATDENYCMGLLWIDMNADPQDPANWHKSPRPVFATSYENRQYGPGHNSFTQTPEGEDVLVYHARNYTEIEGDPLYDPNRHTRLKLVRWDENGMPDFGIPPADTL, encoded by the coding sequence ATGCCAAACTGGCCAAACCCATTTATTGAGCAACGCGCCGACCCGTTTATCCTGCGAGACGGTAGTGACTACTACTTTATTGCCTCGGTGCCGGAATATGACCGGCTGGAAATCCGCCGGGCGGCCTCTCTGGAAGGTCTGCGCAACGCGGAACCGGTTGTCGTCTGGCGTAAACCGGAAACCGGCCCGATGTGCGAACTGATCTGGGCACCGGAAATTCATCGTATCAACGGTAAGTGGTATATCTATTTCGCCGCTGCCCATACTCAGGCGCTCGACAAACTGGGGATGTTCCAGCACCGGATGTACGCGCTGGAATGTGCCGATGCCGACCCGCTCACCGGCCTCTGGCGCGAGAAGGGCCAGATAAAAACTCCGTTTGATACCTTTGCGCTGGATGCCACCACGTTTCATCATCAGGGGAAACAGTGGTATCTGTGGGCGCAAAAATCCCCGCATATCGCAGGTAACTCTAACATTTACCTTGCCGAGCTGGAAAACCCGTGGACGCTCAAGGGCGAGCCGGTGATGCTCAGCCAACCGGAATATGACTGGGAGTGTCGGGGCTTTTGGGTCAACGAAGGTCCGGCGGTGCTCACGCATGGCGACAGGCTGTTCATCAGCTACTCCGCCAGCGCAACGGATGAGAACTACTGCATGGGTCTTTTATGGATTGATATGAACGCCGATCCGCAAGACCCGGCGAACTGGCATAAATCGCCGCGTCCGGTCTTTGCCACCAGCTATGAAAATCGTCAGTACGGGCCGGGGCATAACAGCTTTACGCAAACGCCGGAAGGGGAAGATGTGCTGGTATATCACGCGCGCAACTACACCGAAATCGAGGGCGATCCACTCTACGATCCTAACCGTCATACCCGTCTGAAGCTGGTTCGCTGGGACGAAAACGGAATGCCGGATTTTGGTATTCCGCCCGCGGATACTCTCTGA
- the pdhR gene encoding pyruvate dehydrogenase complex transcriptional repressor PdhR, which yields MAYSKIRQPKLSDVIEQQLEFLILEGTLRPGEKLPPERELAKQFDVSRPSLREAIQRLEAKGLLLRRQGGGTFVQSSLWQSFSDPLVELLSDHLESQFDLLETRHALEGIAAYYAALRSTSEDKTRIRELHHAIELAQQSGDLDAESDAVLQYQIAVTEAAHNVVLLHLLRCMEPMLAQNVRQNFELLYSRREMLPLVSSHRTRIFEAIMAGNPEEAREASHRHLAFIEEILLDRSREESRRERALRRLEQRKN from the coding sequence ATGGCCTACAGCAAAATCCGCCAACCAAAACTATCCGATGTGATTGAGCAGCAGCTGGAGTTTTTGATTCTTGAGGGCACGTTACGCCCCGGAGAAAAACTCCCACCGGAACGCGAACTGGCGAAACAGTTCGATGTCTCCCGTCCCTCCCTGCGTGAGGCGATTCAACGTCTCGAAGCGAAGGGTCTGTTGCTCCGTCGCCAGGGCGGCGGCACTTTTGTTCAGAGCAGCCTGTGGCAGAGCTTTAGCGACCCACTGGTAGAGCTGCTCTCCGATCATCTTGAATCCCAGTTTGACCTGCTCGAGACGCGCCACGCGCTGGAAGGCATTGCCGCATACTATGCGGCGCTGCGCAGCACCAGCGAGGACAAGACGCGTATTCGTGAACTGCACCACGCCATTGAGCTGGCGCAACAGTCAGGCGATCTGGACGCCGAATCCGATGCGGTCCTGCAATACCAGATTGCGGTCACCGAAGCGGCCCACAATGTGGTTTTGCTTCATCTGCTAAGGTGTATGGAGCCGATGCTGGCGCAAAACGTCCGCCAGAACTTTGAATTGCTCTATTCGCGTCGTGAAATGCTGCCGCTGGTGAGTAGTCACCGCACCCGTATTTTCGAAGCGATTATGGCCGGTAACCCCGAGGAGGCGCGCGAAGCATCGCACCGTCACCTGGCGTTTATCGAAGAGATATTGCTGGATCGGAGCCGTGAGGAGAGTCGTCGTGAACGCGCCTTACGCCGCCTGGAGCAGCGCAAGAATTAG
- the nadC gene encoding carboxylating nicotinate-nucleotide diphosphorylase has translation MPPRRYNPDYRRDALLERINLDIPAAVAQALREDLGGEVDAGNDITAQLLPENTRAHATVITRENGVFCGKRWVEEVFIQLAGDDVTLIWHVEDGDSISASQPLFELEGPARILLTGERTALNFVQTLSGVASEVRKYVDLLAGTKTQLLDTRKTLPGLRTALKYAVLCGGGANHRLGLSDAFLIKENHIIASGSVRQAVEKAFWLHPDVPVEVEVENLDELDEALKAGADIIMLDNFETEQMREAVKRANGQARLEVSGNVTDATLREFAETGVDFISVGALTKHVRALDLSMRFR, from the coding sequence ATGCCGCCTCGCCGTTATAACCCTGACTACCGACGTGACGCGCTGTTGGAACGCATTAATCTGGATATCCCTGCCGCTGTCGCCCAGGCGCTGCGTGAAGATTTAGGTGGTGAAGTGGATGCCGGTAACGATATTACGGCACAGCTTTTGCCGGAAAATACTCGCGCTCACGCGACCGTTATCACCCGTGAAAACGGCGTTTTTTGTGGCAAACGCTGGGTGGAAGAAGTGTTTATTCAACTGGCGGGCGACGACGTCACGCTAATCTGGCACGTCGAGGATGGCGACAGCATCAGCGCCAGTCAGCCACTGTTTGAGCTGGAGGGACCCGCCCGAATCCTGCTGACCGGCGAGCGCACCGCGCTGAACTTTGTGCAGACGCTCTCCGGCGTCGCAAGCGAAGTGCGCAAGTATGTCGATCTGCTGGCGGGAACGAAAACGCAGCTGCTGGATACGCGTAAAACCCTGCCGGGCCTGCGCACTGCGCTGAAATACGCCGTGCTGTGCGGCGGTGGCGCCAATCACCGGCTGGGGCTTTCTGACGCGTTCCTGATCAAAGAGAATCACATTATCGCCTCCGGCTCAGTCCGTCAGGCGGTGGAAAAGGCGTTCTGGCTGCACCCTGACGTCCCGGTTGAGGTTGAAGTCGAAAACCTTGATGAACTGGACGAGGCCCTGAAAGCCGGCGCTGACATCATCATGCTGGATAACTTCGAAACCGAGCAGATGCGTGAAGCGGTGAAACGCGCCAACGGCCAGGCGCGCCTGGAGGTCTCCGGCAACGTCACCGACGCGACGCTGCGTGAATTTGCCGAAACCGGCGTCGACTTTATTTCCGTCGGCGCGCTGACGAAACACGTGCGTGCGCTCGACCTCTCAATGCGCTTTCGTTAA
- the ampD gene encoding 1,6-anhydro-N-acetylmuramyl-L-alanine amidase AmpD, producing the protein MLLDKGWLAEARRVPSPHYDCRPDDENPSLLVVHNISLPPGEFGGPWIDALFSGTIDPAAHPFFAEIAHLRVSAHCLIRRDGEIVQYVPFDKRAWHAGVSHYRGRERCNDFSIGIELEGTDTLAYTDAQYQQLAAITRTLITHYPAIADNTTGHCDIAPERKTDPGPAFDWTRFRALVTPSSDKEMT; encoded by the coding sequence ATGTTGTTAGACAAGGGCTGGCTGGCAGAGGCGCGGCGCGTCCCTTCTCCCCATTACGATTGCCGCCCGGATGACGAAAATCCTTCTCTGCTGGTGGTGCACAATATCAGCCTGCCGCCCGGTGAATTCGGCGGTCCGTGGATTGATGCCTTATTCAGCGGAACAATTGATCCAGCCGCACATCCCTTTTTTGCTGAAATTGCCCATCTGCGCGTTTCGGCCCATTGTCTGATTCGCCGCGACGGTGAAATCGTTCAGTATGTTCCTTTCGATAAGCGCGCGTGGCACGCTGGCGTTTCGCATTATCGCGGCCGCGAGCGCTGTAATGATTTTTCGATAGGCATTGAGCTGGAAGGGACCGATACGCTGGCCTATACCGATGCGCAATATCAACAGCTGGCGGCAATTACCCGCACCCTGATTACACATTACCCGGCCATTGCCGATAACACAACCGGACATTGTGATATTGCGCCTGAGCGTAAGACCGACCCGGGGCCAGCCTTTGACTGGACAAGGTTTCGCGCTCTGGTCACCCCCTCGTCAGATAAGGAGATGACATGA
- a CDS encoding glycoside-pentoside-hexuronide (GPH):cation symporter has protein sequence MDKGKLSVREKIGYGMGDAGCNIIFGAIMLFVNYFYTDIFGLAPALVGVLLLSVRVIDAVTDPVMGAIADRTQSKYGRFRPWLLWIAFPYALFSILMFTTPDWSYNSKVIYAFVTYFLLSITYTAINIPYCSLGGVITNDPKERVACQSYRFVLVGIATLLLSLTLLPMVDWFGGGDKAKGYQMAMTVLAIIGMCMFLFCFATVRERVRPAVPTHDDMKNDFKDVWKNDQWVRILLLTLCNVCPGFIRMAATMYYVTWVMGQSTHFATLFISLGVVGMMIGSMLAKVLTDRWCKLKVFFWTNIALALFSCAFYFFDPKTTALIVVLYFLLNILHQIPSPLHWSLMADVDDYGEWKTGKRITGISFSGNLFFLKLGLAIAGAMVGFLLSWYGYDAGAKAQSDTAINGIVLLFTVIPGVGYLITAGVVRLLKVDRELMKQIQDDLEKRRVNYRELNEYQELKATESVRKA, from the coding sequence ATGGATAAGGGTAAACTGTCGGTAAGAGAGAAGATTGGTTATGGCATGGGCGACGCCGGATGCAATATTATTTTCGGTGCTATCATGCTGTTTGTTAACTATTTTTATACGGATATTTTTGGTCTGGCTCCCGCACTGGTCGGCGTGTTGCTACTCTCGGTCCGCGTGATTGACGCTGTAACCGATCCGGTGATGGGCGCCATTGCCGACCGAACCCAGAGCAAATATGGCCGTTTTCGCCCCTGGCTGCTGTGGATCGCCTTCCCCTACGCGCTGTTCAGCATCCTGATGTTCACCACCCCTGACTGGTCATATAACAGCAAGGTTATCTATGCGTTTGTCACCTATTTCCTGCTGTCAATCACCTATACCGCCATTAACATACCTTACTGCTCGTTAGGCGGGGTCATAACCAACGATCCGAAGGAGCGCGTGGCCTGCCAGTCTTATCGTTTTGTTTTAGTCGGCATTGCGACGCTGCTGCTGTCGCTTACCCTGCTGCCGATGGTCGACTGGTTCGGCGGCGGCGACAAGGCGAAAGGCTACCAGATGGCGATGACCGTACTGGCGATTATCGGCATGTGCATGTTCCTGTTCTGCTTTGCCACCGTCCGCGAACGCGTGCGCCCTGCCGTTCCCACGCACGATGACATGAAGAACGATTTTAAAGACGTCTGGAAGAACGATCAGTGGGTGCGCATTCTGCTGCTGACGCTGTGCAACGTCTGCCCCGGCTTTATTCGCATGGCGGCAACCATGTACTACGTCACGTGGGTGATGGGACAAAGCACCCATTTCGCCACGCTGTTTATCAGCCTGGGCGTGGTCGGCATGATGATTGGCAGTATGCTGGCGAAAGTGCTGACCGACCGCTGGTGCAAACTGAAAGTGTTCTTCTGGACCAACATCGCGCTGGCTCTCTTCTCCTGCGCGTTTTACTTCTTCGACCCGAAAACCACCGCGTTGATTGTCGTACTCTACTTCCTGCTGAATATTCTGCATCAGATCCCGTCGCCGCTGCACTGGTCGCTGATGGCGGACGTTGACGACTACGGCGAATGGAAAACCGGCAAACGTATCACCGGCATCAGCTTCTCCGGTAATCTGTTCTTCCTGAAGCTCGGTCTGGCGATTGCCGGGGCGATGGTCGGCTTTCTGCTCTCCTGGTACGGCTACGACGCCGGAGCGAAAGCCCAGAGCGACACGGCGATCAACGGCATAGTACTGCTGTTTACGGTTATTCCGGGGGTGGGTTATCTCATTACCGCAGGCGTGGTTCGTCTGCTGAAGGTTGACCGCGAACTGATGAAACAGATTCAGGACGATCTGGAAAAGCGCCGCGTCAACTACCGCGAGCTTAATGAATATCAGGAACTGAAAGCCACTGAAAGCGTAAGGAAAGCCTAA
- the aceE gene encoding pyruvate dehydrogenase (acetyl-transferring), homodimeric type, which yields MSERFQNDVDPIETRDWLQAIESVIREEGVERAQYLIDQLLSEARKGGVKVAAGAGASNYINTIAVEDEPEYPGNLELERRIRSAIRWNAIMTVLRASKKDLELGGHMASFQSSATIYDVCFNHFFRARNEQDGGDLVYFQGHISPGVYARAFLEGRLTEEQMDNFRQEVHGNGLSSYPHPKLMPEFWQFPTVSMGLGPIGAIYQAKFLKYLEHRGLKDTSKQTVYAFLGDGEMDEPESKGAITIATREKLDNLVFVINCNLQRLDGPVTGNGKIINELEGIFEGAGWNVIKVMWGSRWDELLRKDTSGKLIQLMNETVDGDYQTFKSKDGAYVREHFFGKYPETAALVADWTDEQIWALNRGGHDPKKVYAALKKAQETKGKATVILAHTIKGYGMGDSAEGKNIAHQVKKMNMDGVRYVRDRFNVPVSDADLEKLPYITFPEGSDEHKYLHERRQALHGYLPSRQPNFTEKLELPTLEDFGALLEEQNKEISTTIAFVRALNVMLKNKSIKDRLVPIIADEARTFGMEGLFRQIGIYSPNGQQYTPQDREQVAYYKEDEKGQILQEGINELGAGSSWLAAATSYSTNNLPMIPFYIYYSMFGFQRIGDLCWAAGDQQARGFLIGGTSGRTTLNGEGLQHEDGHSHIQSLTIPNCISYDPAYAYEVAVIMHDGLERMYGEKQENVYYYITTLNENYHMPAMPEGAEEGIRKGIYKLDTLEGNKGKVQLLGSGSILRHVREAAEILAKEYGVGSDVYSVTSFTELARDGQDCERWNMLHPLETPRVPYIAQVMNDAPAVASTDYMKLFAEQVRTYVPADDYRVLGTDGFGRSDSRENLRHHFEVDASYVVVAALGELAKRGEIDKKVVADAIAKFNIDAEKVNPRLA from the coding sequence ATGTCAGAACGTTTCCAAAATGACGTGGATCCGATCGAAACTCGCGACTGGCTACAGGCGATCGAATCGGTCATCCGTGAAGAAGGTGTTGAGCGCGCTCAGTATCTGATCGACCAACTGCTTTCCGAAGCCCGCAAAGGCGGCGTGAAAGTAGCGGCAGGTGCAGGGGCAAGCAATTACATCAACACTATTGCCGTTGAAGACGAACCGGAATATCCGGGCAATCTGGAGCTGGAGCGTCGTATTCGTTCTGCTATCCGTTGGAACGCCATCATGACCGTGCTGCGGGCGTCGAAAAAAGACCTCGAGCTGGGCGGCCACATGGCATCCTTCCAGTCTTCAGCAACCATCTATGACGTTTGCTTCAACCACTTCTTCCGCGCCCGCAACGAACAGGATGGCGGCGACCTGGTGTACTTCCAGGGCCACATCTCCCCGGGCGTTTATGCGCGCGCCTTCCTCGAAGGCCGTCTGACCGAAGAGCAGATGGATAACTTCCGTCAGGAAGTGCATGGCAATGGCCTCTCTTCCTACCCGCACCCGAAACTGATGCCGGAATTCTGGCAGTTCCCGACCGTCTCTATGGGTCTGGGTCCTATCGGGGCGATTTACCAGGCTAAATTCCTGAAATATCTGGAACACCGCGGCCTGAAAGACACCTCTAAACAGACCGTTTACGCCTTCCTGGGCGACGGTGAAATGGACGAGCCGGAATCCAAGGGCGCGATCACTATCGCCACCCGTGAGAAACTGGACAACCTGGTCTTCGTCATCAACTGTAACCTGCAGCGCCTTGACGGCCCGGTCACCGGTAACGGCAAGATCATTAACGAACTGGAAGGCATCTTTGAAGGCGCCGGCTGGAACGTGATTAAAGTGATGTGGGGCAGCCGTTGGGATGAACTGCTGCGTAAAGACACCAGCGGTAAGCTGATCCAGCTGATGAACGAAACCGTTGACGGCGACTACCAGACTTTCAAATCGAAAGATGGCGCCTACGTCCGCGAACACTTCTTCGGTAAATATCCGGAAACCGCAGCGCTGGTGGCCGACTGGACTGACGAGCAGATCTGGGCGCTGAACCGCGGCGGTCACGATCCGAAGAAAGTTTACGCTGCACTGAAGAAAGCGCAGGAAACCAAAGGCAAAGCGACCGTTATCCTCGCCCATACCATTAAAGGCTATGGCATGGGTGACTCCGCGGAAGGGAAAAATATCGCCCACCAAGTGAAGAAAATGAACATGGACGGCGTTCGCTACGTCCGCGATCGTTTCAACGTGCCGGTATCCGATGCTGACCTTGAAAAACTGCCGTACATCACCTTCCCGGAAGGTTCTGACGAGCATAAGTACCTGCATGAACGCCGTCAGGCGCTGCACGGCTACCTGCCGTCCCGTCAGCCGAACTTTACCGAGAAGCTGGAACTGCCGACCCTGGAAGATTTCGGCGCGCTGCTGGAAGAGCAGAACAAAGAGATCTCCACCACTATCGCTTTCGTTCGCGCCCTGAACGTGATGCTGAAGAACAAGTCGATCAAAGATCGTCTGGTGCCGATCATCGCCGACGAAGCGCGTACCTTCGGTATGGAAGGTCTGTTCCGTCAGATTGGTATCTACAGCCCGAACGGCCAGCAGTACACCCCGCAGGACCGTGAGCAGGTTGCGTACTATAAAGAAGACGAAAAAGGTCAGATTCTGCAGGAAGGTATCAACGAGCTGGGCGCAGGATCTTCCTGGCTGGCGGCGGCGACCTCCTACAGCACCAACAATCTGCCGATGATCCCGTTCTATATCTACTACTCCATGTTCGGGTTCCAGCGTATCGGCGACCTGTGCTGGGCGGCGGGCGACCAGCAGGCGCGCGGCTTCCTGATTGGGGGTACCTCAGGGCGCACTACCCTGAACGGCGAAGGTTTGCAGCACGAAGATGGTCACAGCCACATTCAGTCGCTGACTATCCCGAACTGCATCTCTTACGATCCGGCTTACGCCTACGAAGTGGCGGTCATCATGCATGACGGTCTGGAGCGTATGTACGGTGAAAAACAAGAGAACGTTTACTACTACATCACCACGCTGAACGAAAACTACCACATGCCAGCGATGCCGGAAGGCGCGGAGGAAGGTATCCGTAAAGGTATCTACAAACTCGATACCCTTGAAGGCAACAAAGGTAAAGTTCAGCTGCTGGGTTCCGGTTCTATCCTGCGTCACGTGCGTGAAGCGGCAGAGATCCTGGCGAAAGAGTATGGCGTCGGTTCTGACGTATACAGCGTTACCTCCTTCACCGAACTGGCGCGTGACGGCCAGGACTGCGAGCGCTGGAACATGCTGCATCCGCTGGAAACTCCGCGCGTACCGTACATCGCTCAGGTGATGAACGACGCACCGGCTGTCGCATCAACTGACTATATGAAACTGTTTGCTGAACAGGTTCGTACTTATGTACCGGCTGACGATTATCGCGTACTGGGTACCGACGGCTTTGGTCGCTCCGACAGCCGTGAAAACCTGCGTCACCACTTCGAAGTGGATGCGTCCTACGTGGTGGTAGCGGCGTTGGGCGAACTGGCTAAACGTGGTGAAATCGATAAGAAAGTGGTGGCGGATGCCATCGCCAAATTCAACATCGATGCAGAAAAAGTTAACCCGCGTCTGGCGTAA
- the aroP gene encoding aromatic amino acid transporter AroP has translation MMDSQQHGEQLKRGLKNRHIQLIALGGAIGTGLFLGSASVIQSAGPGIILGYAIAGFIAFLIMRQLGEMVVEEPVAGSFSHFAYKYWGGFAGFASGWNYWVLYVLVAMAELTAVGKYIQFWYPEIPTWVSAAAFFILINAINLTNVKVFGEMEFWFAIIKVIAVVAMILFGGWLLFSGNGGPQATVRNLWEQGGFLPHGMTGLVMMMAIIMFSFGGLELVGITAAEADNPEQSIPKATNQVIYRILIFYVGSLAVLLSLLPWTRVTADTSPFVLIFHELGDTFVANALNIVVLTAALSVYNSCVYCNSRMLFGLAQQGNAPKALLSVDKRGVPVNTILVSALVTALCVLINYMAPESAFGLLMALVVSALVINWAMISLAHIKFRRAKQQQGVKTRFPALLYPLGNWICLLFMAAVLVIMLITPGMAISVYLIPVWLLILGVGYLCKQKTAKTVKAH, from the coding sequence ATGATGGACAGTCAGCAGCACGGCGAGCAGCTTAAGCGCGGGCTTAAAAACCGCCATATCCAGCTAATCGCGCTGGGCGGCGCGATAGGAACAGGCCTGTTCCTGGGCAGCGCCTCCGTTATCCAGTCTGCCGGGCCCGGTATCATTCTGGGTTACGCGATTGCAGGTTTTATCGCTTTTCTGATTATGCGCCAGCTGGGCGAGATGGTGGTTGAGGAGCCGGTTGCCGGTTCATTCAGCCATTTTGCCTATAAATACTGGGGCGGCTTTGCTGGCTTCGCATCGGGCTGGAACTACTGGGTGCTGTATGTGCTGGTCGCAATGGCGGAACTGACCGCCGTCGGAAAATACATTCAGTTCTGGTATCCGGAGATCCCGACATGGGTTTCCGCCGCCGCGTTCTTTATCCTCATCAACGCCATCAACCTGACCAACGTTAAAGTGTTCGGCGAAATGGAGTTCTGGTTCGCCATCATCAAAGTGATCGCCGTGGTGGCGATGATTCTGTTCGGCGGCTGGCTGCTGTTCAGCGGCAACGGCGGACCGCAGGCGACCGTGCGCAACCTGTGGGAACAGGGCGGCTTCCTGCCCCACGGCATGACCGGTTTGGTCATGATGATGGCAATCATCATGTTCTCCTTCGGCGGTCTGGAGCTGGTGGGCATCACCGCGGCGGAAGCCGATAACCCGGAACAGAGCATTCCGAAAGCCACCAATCAGGTGATTTACCGTATTCTGATTTTCTATGTGGGTTCGCTGGCAGTGCTGCTTTCCCTGCTGCCGTGGACGCGGGTTACCGCCGACACCAGCCCGTTTGTCCTTATCTTCCACGAGCTGGGCGACACCTTTGTAGCGAATGCGCTGAACATCGTGGTGCTGACCGCGGCGCTGTCGGTCTATAACAGCTGCGTCTACTGTAACAGCCGTATGCTGTTTGGCCTGGCGCAGCAGGGCAACGCACCAAAAGCGCTGCTCTCCGTCGATAAGCGCGGTGTGCCGGTCAATACCATTCTGGTCTCCGCGCTGGTTACTGCGCTGTGCGTACTGATCAACTATATGGCCCCGGAATCAGCGTTCGGCCTGCTGATGGCGCTGGTGGTTTCCGCGCTGGTGATCAACTGGGCGATGATTAGCCTTGCGCACATCAAGTTCCGCCGCGCCAAACAGCAGCAGGGCGTGAAAACCCGTTTCCCGGCCCTGCTTTATCCGCTGGGGAACTGGATCTGCCTGCTGTTTATGGCTGCGGTGCTGGTGATTATGTTAATCACGCCGGGAATGGCAATCTCGGTCTATTTAATCCCGGTATGGCTGCTGATCCTGGGCGTTGGCTACCTGTGCAAACAAAAGACGGCAAAAACGGTTAAAGCGCATTAA
- the ampE gene encoding beta-lactamase regulator AmpE, with protein sequence MTLFTTLLVLLIERLFKLGEHWQFDHRLEAFFRRVKRFSMVRTLGMTLIAMALTFLLLRALDGLLFNVPTIVAWILIGLLCIGAGKVRMHYHAYLTAASRDDAHARTAMASELTMIHGVPPGCDEREFLRELQNALLWINFRFYLAPLFWLIVGGTVGPVLLVGYAFLRAWQSWLARYLTPHERLQSGIDAILHVLDWIPVRLAGVVYALIGHGEKALPAWFASLTDLHTAQYQVVTRLAQFSLAREPHTDKVGTPKAAVSMAKKTSLVGVVAIAFLTIYGALV encoded by the coding sequence ATGACGCTGTTTACGACACTTCTGGTGCTGCTGATTGAGCGCCTGTTTAAGCTGGGAGAACACTGGCAGTTCGATCACCGCCTGGAGGCCTTTTTCCGGCGAGTTAAACGCTTTTCGATGGTGCGGACGCTGGGGATGACGCTGATTGCGATGGCGTTAACGTTTCTGCTGCTGCGCGCGCTGGACGGCCTGCTATTTAACGTACCGACGATTGTCGCGTGGATTTTGATTGGGCTGCTGTGTATTGGGGCGGGGAAAGTGCGAATGCACTATCACGCCTATCTTACCGCGGCGTCGCGCGACGATGCGCACGCCCGTACGGCGATGGCCAGCGAACTAACTATGATTCACGGCGTTCCGCCGGGCTGCGATGAGCGTGAATTTTTGCGTGAGCTGCAAAATGCGCTGCTGTGGATTAACTTTCGTTTTTACCTCGCGCCGCTGTTCTGGCTGATTGTCGGCGGAACCGTCGGGCCTGTGCTGCTGGTGGGTTACGCCTTCCTGCGCGCCTGGCAGTCCTGGCTGGCGCGCTACCTGACGCCCCATGAGCGTTTGCAGTCCGGCATTGACGCTATTCTTCACGTGCTGGACTGGATCCCGGTACGTCTGGCAGGCGTGGTTTATGCGTTGATCGGCCACGGTGAGAAAGCGCTGCCGGCCTGGTTCGCATCCCTTACCGATTTGCATACCGCCCAGTATCAGGTGGTAACCCGTCTGGCGCAGTTCTCGCTGGCGCGAGAGCCGCATACCGATAAGGTTGGGACGCCGAAAGCGGCAGTATCGATGGCCAAGAAAACTTCCCTGGTTGGGGTGGTGGCCATTGCGTTTCTGACTATTTACGGGGCGCTGGTGTAG